A genomic region of Conger conger chromosome 6, fConCon1.1, whole genome shotgun sequence contains the following coding sequences:
- the rpp25b gene encoding ribonuclease P protein subunit p25b, translating to MMELSLTPDMFLPYQGQPYCGQPAASCSISNVQAPPPPPPLSSLLPAPGHIPTPAPILIPGPVPAPVPAPTPAPLKPGQGGFRKVCRTEEAGPCPFPGLPAGVLEMRVKEGSKIRNLMGFAMTRMQGGAAGDAGGTGLRQVVFTGSGRAVTKTITCAEIMKRKVGGLHQLTKLCYRSVREVWESLEGGAPDMTMHRTVPSISILLSKDQLDPGEPGYQPPETLGALWEPPAQGQREGGGAPPTTNKRPLSPAPYSSQPECKRPCRSDGGFSAPFPK from the coding sequence ATGATGGAGCTCAGCTTGACTCCTGATATGTTCCTGCCCTACCAGGGACAGCCTTACTGCGGTCAGCCCGCAGCCTCATGCAGCATCTCTAATGTACAGGCACCCCCGCCACCACCACCTCTCTCATCACTTCTACCCGCCCCTGGCCACATTCCCACCCCTGCCCCCATCCTAATCCCTGGCCCCGTCCCTGCCCCCgtccctgcccccacccctgccccgcTCAAGCCGGGACAGGGAGGTTTCCGGAAGGTGTGCCGCACAGAGGAGGCGGGGCCCTGCCCCTTCCCGGGTCTGCCGGCCGGGGTGCTGGAGATGCGGGTGAAGGAGGGCAGCAAGATCCGGAACCTGATGGGCTTCGCCATGACCCGCATGCAGGGCGGGGCCGCGGGAGACGCGGGCGGGACGGGGCTCAGGCAGGTGGTCTTCACCGGGTCGGGCCGCGCCGTCACCAAGACCATCACCTGCGCCGAGATCATGAAGCGCAAGGTGGGCGGCCTGCACCAGCTGACCAAGCTGTGCTACAGGAGCGTGCGCGAGGTGTGGGAGAGCCTCGAGGGCGGGGCCCCCGACATGACCATGCACAGGACCGTCCCTTCCATCAGCATCCTGCTGTCCAAGGACCAGCTGGACCCCGGGGAGCCCGGCTACCAGCCCCCGGAGACGCTCGGCGCCCTCTGGGAGCCCCCGGCGCAAGGccagcgggagggggggggggcccccCCGACTACCAACAAGAGACCCCTCAGCCCAGCCCCCTACAGCAGCCAGCCTGAATGCAAGAGACCCTGCCGGAGTGACGGGGGCTTCTCTGCACCCTTCCCAAAATGA